GCAGGGTCGATTGTAACCAAGGATTCGCCTGCAAACGGCACGGCGAGCATTCTCGCCTCCTCACGCTGCGTGAACTTCAGGCGAATGCTCGCACAGCGCTCTGTCGGGCTTAGCTCGAGCGAAGCCCGATAGCGACGCAATGAAATACGGAAATAATCGGGCATCACCGTCATGTCCTCCGGGCGAAAGGAGGAAGAACGTTGCCTGGCCGGCAGAGCCAGTACTCCGCTCTGCGGCATCAGAACGAGATGTCCATAATCCCTGATCCATGGACTGGGCTGATGGGTCAGACGAATCCCTTCGAAATGACGGTGAGAGGGATGGAAGAACCATCCATGGCCAGCTTCGTCCGTTTGCGGACTCCACGCCGCCATGCCGAATGGCCGGGCAATGAGCGGAAGCGTATTTCCGTTGGAAAATCGAAATGTGGACGCTGTCCCCTGCAGAGGATTGACATGCTGTAATAAATTCAAGATAAAACACCAACCTTTTCTTCATGTTCTATTTCTAAAAAACAGATGAGGCTGAGATTAGATAAACAAAACCTAGAACAGCGATTGGCTGCTAGGTTTTGCTTCATTACTCTTTATCGATTGCTTTGATAATCCTGTATCCGCAGCAGCATCGCTACTGCTTCCGCTCGGCTTGCTGTAGCATTCGGCACGAACTTGCCCTCGCCGCGACCGTTTACGATCCCGAGTTGGTGCATGGCTTCAGCCGCAGCCTTCGCCCACTTCGGAATGGCTGCGCCATCCGCGAAGCTGGTTGCGTCTTGCGCATTCAGCGGCAGCTCCAGCGCTCTCGCGATCATCGCCACCATCTCCGCACGCGTGATACGCTCGTTCGGCTGGAAGTTGCCATCCGGGTAGCCGCTGACGATTCCAGCTGCCACTGCCTCCGTCACCGCTTCCCTTGCCCAAGCGCCGATCTTCGCTTTATCCTCGAAGGCGAGAGTTGAGCCTTCCCCTTTCCAGCCAAGCGCTTTAGCCAGCATCACCGTGAATTCAGCCCGGGTAATCGCAGCGTTCGGTTTAAACGTGCCATCCGGGTAGCCGGTGATCAACTGCTTGCTCACCGCGTTGCGGATAGCATTCTCGCCCCAATGTCCGGCGATGTCCGTGAACGTAACAGCAGGCTGCCCCGGATTCGGTTCGACCGCCTTCTTCCCGACCGACATTACTGCAAATTTCGTAAAGTGGTTCACTACAGCCGTCATCCACTCTCCATTCACGACTCCGCCTACTTCTATCCATTCCCTCTTCTCTTCATTATAGTAGAAAATGGCAGCTCTCTGATTCGCACCTACCTTAGCCGGATCAAACTTCATCGTGAGGATGACCGATTTGCGGAATGGCCCCGGCACATTCTTCGTCATCTCATAAACAGAGCTGATGAAAGCTCCTTGATCGGCTTGCGGTATAGCCGCCGTCGCGAGCTTTTCAATGATCACTCGCAGTTCACTGTTCGCCGCACCTACCGGAAGCGAAACCATCACGTCTCCGTTCAGGCTCACTTCGCCGGATTTTCCGCTCGGGATAACAATGCTGCCATTCGTGGAGATGACCGTAGACAAAGCGCTAGTCCCTGTGCTACCAGAATCACCTCCGTTATCTGGCGTTACCGGAGCAAGCGGAGTCACAACAGCCATGTTCGAGAACGCGCTCTCCCCGGCCGCATTCGCGGCCTTCACCGCGAATGCATAGCTCATGCCGTTCGTCAATCCAGGTACCGTATAAGCGGTGGCCGTAATACCCGCCTCGACGAGTTCCCGTGATCCGGGATCGGCTGAGGCCTTCCCTCCCTTATAGCGGTAGACGGAATAGCTATTCGCCCCAGTGGCGGCACTCCAACTCAGAACCGTGCTTCCATTCCCTGTCGCAGCGCTCAGGTTTCGTGGCGCTGCCGGAACTTCCGGCAATGTCGCACTCGGCACTCCGATGATCACGTTGGAGAAGTCACTCTCCCCGGCCACATTAACAGCCTTCACCGCGAACGCATAGCTCGTTCCGTTGGTCAATCCGATTACCGTGTAAGTGGCCTCCGTTACGCTGGTAGTCAGCTTCCACTCGGCCGGATTGACCGGGGCCGATACACCTTCATACCGGTACACCGCGTAAGTAACCGCATCCGCTGATGCGTCCCAGCGAAGCCGCACTTCTGCGTCCCCTGCCACTCCGGTCAAGTTCACCGGGGCGAACGGAACCGTATGTGCTTCACCGGTGGGAGTCGCAACCACAGCGGGGGAGAAGTCGCCTACCCCGGTTAGATTAACCGCTTTGACTGCAAAGGTATAATTCGTTCCATTGGTCAGTCCCACAACCGTATAGGTCGTCGGTTTAAGGTCCGCTTCTACAAGCTGCCAAGCGCTTGGATCGGCAGGCGCCGCGTCGCCTTCGAAGCGATATACCTGGTAGCTGTCCGCATTCGGAACGGCATCCCAACGAAGCGTGACCTTCCCATCACCCACCAGCGCAGTCAGATTTGCCGACGCTTCCGGAACTTCCGGATTCACATAATCGGTTCCCCATTGAACGGTCGCACCGGTTTGCACTGTGATCGGGGAAAATGCGCCAGGTAGTTTCAGCGCTTCTCCGGATAATTGAATGGTCGCACCGTTAATATCCGTGTCGAAGATCTTCCCCATCCATGTCAGTCCCGCGACTCCACCGGTCGCTCCGGGTAACCGAACAAAGGCGGGAGCTCCAAGGTCCATACGATATCCATTGGCCATCCATACGTTATCGATGAGGTTAACGATTCCAAAGAGAGAAGGATAAATACTCGTCGCAATTGGAATGGCGTTGATATCGTCCGAAGACTTCTCGTATACCTCAGCGAAGGTCTTCGTTCGCACGATATCGCGGGTGACGGAATGAATGAATGAGGAGGCTTCCTCACTTAACCCGTGATCCAAGAGACCGTAAGTCATATATTGAGCGTTAGGTGCTTTAAGCCCTTTGAAACCTGCTAACTGCATCTCCGGGTTATACTCCGAGTGGAAGCGGTCCACCAGCTCATTGACATAATATTCGGGAAGTCCGAGCACATGGAGACCGGTGGCCACAGAACTGGTCTGTCCGGTGAGGTCGGGTCTACTTCCGTCCAGCCAATGCTTATAGAGGGTTGTCCCTTTCTTCGGGAAAAACCAGCTCTTGTAATCCTCGGTCAGTTTCAACCCCGAGTTTGCCCACTCTTCTGCATCGGCCGTTTTGTTGAGGCTCTCGGAGATTTGCCGCGCATATTCATAATCGATAATGAGCGAGATGACAAATTCCCCGTCCCTTTCATTCGGACCGCCGTCGCCGAAACTCCAGCGCAGATTGTTGGCAGCCCAGCGCAGATGCTTGACCAGATTGTCATAGATTCCTGCCAATCGTTCCTTGTCCCCGGTGATCTGATAGAGTATCCAGGCGGTCTGGGCCTTCCGGGCCGGAAGAGATTCTCCTCCCAGCTTACCGTCCGACTCGACACCTGCCATCATCCCTTCGAAGGTCTCCCAGGCAATATCCGGCTCCACATAAGCCAAGAACTGCATACCGAACAGAGAATCCCAGCTTGCCGAAGCTTCTGCTCCTTGCGGTCCGGACGTGTACATCGAAGGCTTCCCGGTGGCAATCTGCCGATGTGATCCCCCACACTCAGGTGTTGGCGGCAGTATATTTTGGGAAAGCCCGATCCATGCCATATAATACATTTGCTTCACATCTTCGGAAGTAACGCCGACTTTATTGACATGGAGAATATCGAAATCCTCAACCACCGGCACCTTAGCAAGAAATTCGTCCCAG
This Paenibacillus sp. FSL R5-0345 DNA region includes the following protein-coding sequences:
- a CDS encoding S-layer homology domain-containing protein, with the protein product MKKMISACLALSLTVSLFSVNLVDRIYASPVQESGMTSTLSMTSAQLADSSATQQRWLSIPDSRIVLNPGNHPDGGAHFPLGSGYYVQGKAKVQDRLLETFQASGMLPPSVEQKPVVFNEPFDNLSANDWQTSGVTASATDGRAVVTTTGDWGSVTSKEITLNLTDSPYLSVTVPKATGKWALKIDKGYQRDVQQDTTQTGSFLFDLRTLPQTKELTGNQTFKVMLFVSGGNGNTAEFDSLQFQGVPPTNTKDPYEGKQIGFEDVFDSVTSTLWKTAESAGNQTVMNYEDGLGKITIRSNDGYGAIEREVTVNLSETPSLSVKIPETTGKWAIKLNTGGQYEPYTLQGDTSDTGVFTYDLAGITGWSGVKKFKIKIFQVGGQGSWTKIDHLAIHSDDRWLNTATTSQTIWRPEAIDYNGTYSAGAVTGSDLFFDTESVTRTIHSDLSAGAIAVAGEYSGSATFAAEGNVLTVVDKDRDFTYAIALPQDAVPFFFTSANDVRLGRNAMKTPSSGSGYWVVTLLGKGDYAVGVGYAVGGDASAVDTAAQRATAAATLEGAATSRAKYATYWDEFLAKVPVVEDFDILHVNKVGVTSEDVKQMYYMAWIGLSQNILPPTPECGGSHRQIATGKPSMYTSGPQGAEASASWDSLFGMQFLAYVEPDIAWETFEGMMAGVESDGKLGGESLPARKAQTAWILYQITGDKERLAGIYDNLVKHLRWAANNLRWSFGDGGPNERDGEFVISLIIDYEYARQISESLNKTADAEEWANSGLKLTEDYKSWFFPKKGTTLYKHWLDGSRPDLTGQTSSVATGLHVLGLPEYYVNELVDRFHSEYNPEMQLAGFKGLKAPNAQYMTYGLLDHGLSEEASSFIHSVTRDIVRTKTFAEVYEKSSDDINAIPIATSIYPSLFGIVNLIDNVWMANGYRMDLGAPAFVRLPGATGGVAGLTWMGKIFDTDINGATIQLSGEALKLPGAFSPITVQTGATVQWGTDYVNPEVPEASANLTALVGDGKVTLRWDAVPNADSYQVYRFEGDAAPADPSAWQLVEADLKPTTYTVVGLTNGTNYTFAVKAVNLTGVGDFSPAVVATPTGEAHTVPFAPVNLTGVAGDAEVRLRWDASADAVTYAVYRYEGVSAPVNPAEWKLTTSVTEATYTVIGLTNGTSYAFAVKAVNVAGESDFSNVIIGVPSATLPEVPAAPRNLSAATGNGSTVLSWSAATGANSYSVYRYKGGKASADPGSRELVEAGITATAYTVPGLTNGMSYAFAVKAANAAGESAFSNMAVVTPLAPVTPDNGGDSGSTGTSALSTVISTNGSIVIPSGKSGEVSLNGDVMVSLPVGAANSELRVIIEKLATAAIPQADQGAFISSVYEMTKNVPGPFRKSVILTMKFDPAKVGANQRAAIFYYNEEKREWIEVGGVVNGEWMTAVVNHFTKFAVMSVGKKAVEPNPGQPAVTFTDIAGHWGENAIRNAVSKQLITGYPDGTFKPNAAITRAEFTVMLAKALGWKGEGSTLAFEDKAKIGAWAREAVTEAVAAGIVSGYPDGNFQPNERITRAEMVAMIARALELPLNAQDATSFADGAAIPKWAKAAAEAMHQLGIVNGRGEGKFVPNATASRAEAVAMLLRIQDYQSNR